The nucleotide window CATAAACGCATCCAACAAAATAAATCATTAACTATGACTGTACATACATACATAcgaacatacatacatacatacatactgTACGTACAATAGTTCAATCCATTCAAACTAAGGATAAACATACATGTAAGGTTGGAATTTGAAAACATACTTCCTTATTCTATTCTTCACCCAAGTTCAcacttattatttaataaaaaatactatttatacactaaaatcaattaCAAAAATCAGCTaccaatatatttatatataaatacatatgtagttaatttaatttattttcaatgtatatttatattcaaCATATACTTTTTATACTGATAACTAACTTTGAtagctgattttagtatacacaTAGCAttactcttatttaatttatataaagacCTAACTACTTCCAAAACAGTCCCGAAAACCTGCCCCTTATTAAATTCCAACAATTTATATAACGtgcttctatttttcttttagtaattattatgCCTTGAGAAGATGAGCATCCATCTCTTTAGTATTTTTGTCATACAATTCCAAGTAACCATAAGGAGCTTTGACATTATCATTAATTTTCTCATATTCAAGTGTCCATTTAGCTGAAACACTTCCATTGCTGTTATCAATCTCTTGAGCGGTGAGCTTCAAGACTTTATACTGTTGACTTATGTCTCCATCAAAGAGATTGAATTTAATTGTCTTGTTCTTCTCATCAATGGATTCAATTGTCTCCTTGCATGTAGTTACTTTACCATCTGTTGCTTGACAATAATCAACATTAAAAAgtaaacataaaaagaaaaaaattaaggaaACCTGAGAATAATTATGTCAATTATTAGTTAATGTTACATACAAATTATGCTAATTCTTTTGGTTGTcttaaaattttgtcttttgtcTTGGAGACaaaatctattttttgtttatatttttaggaaCTACAAAAAATACAAGAATTTTGTCAATTTATG belongs to Arachis duranensis cultivar V14167 chromosome 8, aradu.V14167.gnm2.J7QH, whole genome shotgun sequence and includes:
- the LOC107462758 gene encoding MLP-like protein 34 — encoded protein: MALSGKLSTEIVMHAPAGKFFNFVSKSLHDVQNICERVHHTKLHQGEDWHRIGDSVKQWTYVIDGKVTTCKETIESIDEKNKTIKFNLFDGDISQQYKVLKLTAQEIDNSNGSVSAKWTLEYEKINDNVKAPYGYLELYDKNTKEMDAHLLKA